One Succinispira mobilis DSM 6222 genomic window carries:
- a CDS encoding flagellin — translation MEKLAEAAKTVGVDGAFMLIRSDANQVVEDIAGAIEKTLAAGTGFTDKVANAVNEAIKVAEDLKVDSTMLNKLRTAANKASMSDTQLNIVKDEAGRIKGVGDAAVAAAVNAAETLQNTASVAVTAAVNAAVLVENAASTAAGSAVHAVSLAVAAVTGAIASAIDKAGLVKNSASSVLGDGYIAATGVIKAATAAITAAKNAATAIKTSIESNLDDVVGVGTNVKAVLDGLANKQYVDAADAKAQAANALDSSAVRDVMGSAVVDKMLNAVNALASNADSATVQATVKKAMTDNAKAAVTNAITNKAVEMTGNTTLAAAIAKVAVNDDGSTNDESMVKMDLGYKNAMSDIMKNAAYQEAKKTNSEAISKAMADAIVSGTEVKTNTEVKANFVFQTVVSGEAKDRAIDSMSVSSAQTAKATADIMVSGLAVKTTATVLASSDFKKVVETAGREVVSAFMQSQGVSKAMANAVAEATITDMTVEAADANVTAKSVYKTALDTYARSKAEESALSKGVSANVAKTIAEIAIVNATQVTAASVLTDGRYVAAVRADMVTAAQGAALAKGVSTELANTIGDKVVLQGGTTASAGYATGDAEYTAALNKDLKATSKTAALNKGVSEEVAQTIADASGVAVAATAVNTSGTIKGTTSYQAALVKDMETGAAAKAVANGAMAEVANVAADMAVSANGSVASTVNVIKATDAYKSVVTKVMKEQVAQAGKELGLTAELTSKLADKVVLEGGQIATDDTETYKVAVENQKVEAKKVLDNLIGTGSINDAIMEKLITSTYGDVNTQAKVTADTTVATETMNKAVSLAKEALATELPDTFNKAELQVAIEAAMTTDNGTKFNTKANVVADSEVATKTKAALADEMSNEFKLVDNTGKQNTVKFNDDGSLDLSKSVAGLQGEGATVKLNFENMKVGDSVTYVFGKAEAASTNLDESILTHIGANSGQTAFISVGDMRAEAIGVDKVDISSKFGAQVAIETINNAVTKVSSQRSLLGAMQNRLEHTINNLGTASENLSAAESRIRDLDMAKEMTIFQKNNILNQAAQAMLAQANQQPQGVVQLLR, via the coding sequence ATGGAAAAATTAGCAGAAGCAGCTAAAACTGTAGGTGTTGATGGTGCATTCATGCTTATCCGTAGCGATGCTAACCAAGTTGTAGAAGATATCGCTGGTGCGATTGAAAAAACACTTGCAGCTGGTACTGGTTTTACTGATAAAGTAGCCAATGCAGTTAATGAAGCTATTAAAGTTGCTGAAGACTTAAAAGTAGACAGCACAATGCTTAATAAATTGCGTACAGCAGCTAACAAAGCAAGCATGAGTGACACTCAATTAAATATCGTTAAAGATGAAGCTGGCCGCATTAAAGGTGTTGGCGATGCAGCGGTAGCTGCAGCGGTAAATGCAGCGGAAACATTGCAAAATACAGCTTCTGTAGCCGTAACGGCAGCAGTAAATGCTGCAGTATTGGTAGAAAATGCGGCTTCTACAGCGGCAGGTTCTGCAGTTCATGCGGTTTCTTTAGCGGTGGCGGCAGTTACTGGTGCGATTGCCAGTGCTATTGATAAGGCTGGACTCGTTAAGAATAGCGCTTCTTCAGTTTTAGGAGATGGATATATTGCAGCGACAGGTGTTATTAAGGCAGCTACAGCAGCAATAACTGCTGCTAAAAATGCAGCTACGGCTATTAAAACCAGTATCGAGAGTAACTTAGATGATGTTGTAGGAGTTGGGACTAATGTAAAAGCAGTGCTTGATGGCTTAGCTAATAAACAATATGTTGATGCAGCTGACGCGAAAGCTCAAGCCGCTAATGCCCTTGATAGTTCAGCAGTACGCGATGTTATGGGTAGTGCTGTAGTAGATAAAATGTTAAATGCGGTAAATGCTTTAGCAAGTAATGCGGACTCAGCTACGGTACAAGCCACTGTGAAAAAAGCCATGACCGATAATGCTAAAGCCGCGGTTACTAATGCTATTACTAATAAAGCAGTAGAAATGACTGGTAACACTACATTAGCTGCAGCAATTGCCAAAGTTGCGGTAAATGATGATGGTAGTACTAATGATGAAAGCATGGTAAAAATGGACCTTGGTTACAAAAATGCTATGTCTGACATTATGAAAAATGCTGCTTACCAAGAAGCTAAGAAAACTAACAGCGAGGCAATATCTAAGGCAATGGCAGACGCTATTGTTTCTGGTACAGAAGTAAAAACTAATACAGAAGTAAAAGCTAACTTCGTATTCCAAACAGTAGTAAGTGGTGAAGCAAAAGATCGGGCAATTGATAGTATGTCTGTATCTTCAGCACAAACAGCAAAAGCCACAGCAGATATTATGGTTAGTGGATTAGCTGTAAAAACTACAGCTACTGTTCTAGCAAGTAGTGATTTTAAAAAAGTTGTTGAAACTGCAGGACGCGAAGTGGTTTCTGCTTTTATGCAATCACAAGGTGTTTCGAAAGCGATGGCTAATGCTGTAGCTGAAGCAACTATAACAGATATGACGGTAGAGGCTGCTGACGCAAATGTAACTGCTAAGTCTGTATATAAAACTGCACTTGATACTTATGCGCGTAGTAAAGCGGAAGAATCTGCTTTGTCTAAAGGGGTTTCAGCTAATGTAGCGAAAACCATTGCCGAAATAGCAATTGTTAATGCAACGCAAGTAACAGCAGCAAGTGTTTTGACTGATGGAAGATATGTAGCGGCAGTTCGGGCTGACATGGTAACAGCAGCTCAAGGAGCGGCTTTGGCTAAAGGTGTATCGACTGAATTAGCTAATACTATTGGTGATAAAGTAGTTCTTCAAGGTGGAACTACTGCATCAGCAGGATATGCAACTGGTGATGCTGAATACACCGCGGCTCTTAACAAGGATTTAAAAGCAACTTCAAAAACCGCAGCTCTTAATAAAGGGGTTAGTGAAGAAGTGGCTCAAACTATTGCAGATGCAAGTGGTGTGGCTGTAGCCGCAACTGCTGTTAATACTTCTGGAACAATTAAAGGTACAACTTCTTATCAAGCGGCTTTAGTAAAAGACATGGAAACTGGTGCTGCTGCAAAAGCAGTAGCTAATGGTGCGATGGCTGAAGTTGCTAACGTAGCAGCTGATATGGCTGTATCAGCTAATGGTTCAGTGGCTAGTACTGTTAATGTTATTAAAGCTACTGATGCTTATAAGAGTGTAGTAACTAAAGTTATGAAAGAACAAGTAGCTCAAGCTGGTAAAGAGTTAGGTTTAACAGCAGAGTTAACTAGCAAATTAGCTGATAAAGTAGTTCTTGAAGGTGGACAGATAGCTACTGATGATACAGAAACTTATAAAGTTGCTGTAGAAAATCAAAAAGTAGAAGCTAAAAAAGTACTTGACAACTTGATTGGCACTGGTTCCATCAATGATGCAATCATGGAAAAATTAATTACTAGTACTTATGGCGATGTAAATACTCAAGCTAAAGTTACTGCAGATACTACGGTAGCTACAGAAACTATGAACAAAGCAGTTAGCCTTGCGAAAGAAGCTTTGGCAACAGAATTGCCAGACACTTTCAATAAAGCTGAATTACAAGTAGCTATTGAAGCAGCAATGACTACTGACAATGGTACTAAATTCAACACTAAAGCTAATGTAGTAGCGGATAGTGAAGTAGCAACTAAAACTAAAGCAGCTCTTGCTGATGAAATGAGCAATGAGTTCAAATTAGTAGACAACACTGGTAAACAAAACACAGTTAAATTTAATGATGATGGTTCATTAGATTTAAGCAAATCTGTAGCTGGTCTTCAAGGTGAAGGCGCAACTGTAAAACTTAATTTCGAAAACATGAAAGTTGGCGATAGCGTAACTTATGTATTCGGTAAAGCGGAAGCTGCATCTACAAACCTTGATGAATCTATCTTAACTCACATCGGTGCTAACTCTGGTCAAACAGCGTTTATCTCTGTAGGTGATATGCGTGCAGAAGCTATCGGTGTAGATAAAGTAGATATTTCTAGCAAATTTGGGGCTCAAGTTGCAATTGAAACTATCAATAATGCAGTGACTAAAGTATCTTCTCAAAGAAGCTTACTAGGGGCAATGCAAAATAGATTAGAACATACAATTAACAACTTAGGAACAGCTTCTGAAAACTTATCTGCCGCTGAATCTCGTATTCGCGATTTAGATATGGCTAAAGAAATGACTATCTTCCAAAAGAACAATATCTTAAATCAAGCAGCTCAAGCTATGCTTGCGCAAGCTAACCAACAACCACAAGGCGTTGTACAACTTTTAAGATAA
- the flgL gene encoding flagellar hook-associated protein FlgL has product MASRIGTQHMTYQFLNSLNKTLAKQSELTEKMTDGLDLHRPSDDPIRVVRSLRFRSSQGELEKFDQNANDAISWLTSTDSTLQNMTSLLTRVKELTIQATAPNPESSIAAIGEEINGIIDNMVETANIKVGNRFLFSGQADATQPFVRQEDGSVVFQGDNNYISLKLQAGAASPGQDSVNTTAAEAFGPDLEVFNQLNILQKELRSGSPDLAWVSNVGLASVDSAQDRVIAANTKVGTRMSTYEMMQNIIGDNSNRVYEDLAKNDDLDMAKATIDMKSSELLYRASLSIGSKIMPTSLLDFLN; this is encoded by the coding sequence ATGGCTTCTAGAATTGGAACACAACATATGACATATCAATTTTTAAATAGCTTAAACAAAACCCTGGCCAAACAAAGCGAACTTACAGAAAAAATGACGGATGGGTTAGATTTGCATCGTCCTTCTGACGATCCGATTCGGGTTGTTAGAAGTTTACGTTTTCGCAGTAGCCAAGGTGAGCTGGAAAAATTTGATCAAAATGCCAATGATGCTATATCTTGGCTTACTAGTACAGATTCAACTTTGCAAAATATGACCTCGCTGTTAACTAGAGTAAAGGAACTAACTATTCAAGCTACCGCACCTAATCCGGAAAGTTCGATTGCAGCGATTGGGGAAGAAATAAATGGTATAATTGACAATATGGTAGAAACTGCGAATATAAAAGTCGGCAATCGCTTTTTGTTTTCGGGACAGGCGGATGCTACGCAACCTTTTGTGCGTCAAGAAGATGGGAGTGTAGTATTTCAAGGTGATAATAATTACATTTCTTTAAAGTTACAGGCTGGAGCGGCTTCGCCAGGACAAGATTCAGTTAATACTACAGCTGCAGAAGCTTTTGGACCAGATTTAGAGGTGTTTAATCAATTAAATATTCTCCAAAAAGAATTGCGGAGTGGGAGCCCAGATTTAGCTTGGGTGTCAAATGTGGGACTAGCTAGCGTAGATTCGGCACAGGATCGAGTGATTGCAGCCAATACTAAAGTAGGTACGAGAATGTCTACTTATGAGATGATGCAAAATATCATTGGCGACAACTCTAATCGGGTGTATGAAGATTTAGCTAAAAATGATGACTTAGATATGGCTAAAGCGACAATTGATATGAAAAGTAGTGAACTCTTATATCGAGCATCACTTTCTATCGGTTCCAAAATAATGCCGACTTCGTTGTTAGACTTTTTGAATTAA
- a CDS encoding DUF6470 family protein: protein MFQIQIQSSPARLDIYPAHTKLDLQTEAQKIEQTQPAAILEITGNKGGTLEIDTVDARYAMGYKNNTALRQDMASEGKQATSDFIDRMVDEGNRLMQIEKGFQAIYDISWESVNPDIPSAPVIKYKPGPNISYTKNQALQINWQTNKATLNVRAAKVVNNTQVAKVTSNVASYGSLNIDWVGKASPGIDVKA from the coding sequence ATGTTTCAAATCCAAATTCAGTCTAGTCCGGCTAGGCTGGATATCTATCCAGCTCATACCAAGTTGGATTTGCAGACGGAAGCGCAAAAAATTGAACAAACGCAACCAGCCGCCATTTTGGAAATAACTGGCAATAAAGGCGGTACTTTGGAAATTGATACTGTCGATGCCCGTTATGCTATGGGCTATAAAAACAATACCGCTTTGCGGCAAGATATGGCTAGTGAAGGAAAACAGGCTACCTCGGACTTTATTGACCGGATGGTTGATGAGGGAAATCGGCTAATGCAGATTGAAAAAGGATTTCAAGCTATCTATGATATTTCTTGGGAGTCTGTTAACCCGGATATTCCCTCAGCGCCTGTTATTAAATATAAACCAGGACCAAATATTAGTTATACTAAAAACCAAGCATTACAAATCAACTGGCAAACCAATAAGGCCACTTTAAATGTTCGGGCAGCAAAGGTAGTTAATAACACGCAAGTTGCAAAGGTAACGAGCAATGTAGCTAGTTATGGAAGCCTAAATATTGATTGGGTAGGCAAGGCTAGTCCAGGAATAGATGTGAAAGCATAG
- a CDS encoding motility associated factor glycosyltransferase family protein: MNYLKNNKEFLKGYRTDLLELVRNYEKNNRYAKNIEWDENACEIRVKQGKKNIYLHSIYNKTREIEQLIKNKPKQIEQLCLFGLPDNKQLITIARYFEKLKRIFIVIPSIGLFYKWLQYNNLSEYLTEFTNTVNSEELVLVVADEFEQVESTIITLTNVGQHEKIVVLPFVSYLTLFTEFFLKICQCTKIALTDKNIMDVTRKFWRNTWLIHNWSVLKAKTANLLHLKELFARNTCIVVAAGASLEKNISLLQEARDKAIIIAAGTAISVLAKHGIKPHFHMAVDGSDLANRIFANTKDLDIPLICSYSVYSPLLREYKGSIFTFAIDAMDKIAIAAYKYFSEDLLISTGGLSVVNIAHAIAVQMGCKKVVMVGQDCCFYGNKVHAKGSWSEGSRHNQSDNSILLQDINGKTVYSSDVFIGMKRAIERFIETAPNCKFINATEGGLPIIGARNMTLRQVIDKELKNKTDIESTIKEISEKSLGLIARKQELAKQYAAGYKKDMLLLQKLLLEQKTILLQINHCDEGNKNYEIISKAINVFKELDQNAIFLEMMKENFVFDINEALLLDLGEYKYELWEGLYLVNKRLLEYVNAAVVLAEEYLQERPEINRVIFVRQ; the protein is encoded by the coding sequence ATGAACTACTTAAAGAATAATAAAGAGTTTTTAAAAGGTTATAGAACAGATTTATTGGAATTAGTAAGAAATTATGAAAAAAATAATCGTTATGCTAAGAATATCGAGTGGGACGAAAATGCTTGTGAAATAAGGGTTAAGCAGGGCAAAAAAAATATTTATTTGCATAGTATTTATAATAAGACTCGGGAAATCGAACAATTAATAAAAAATAAACCTAAGCAAATAGAACAGTTATGTCTTTTTGGACTGCCAGATAATAAGCAATTAATAACAATTGCTAGGTATTTTGAAAAACTAAAAAGAATCTTTATCGTTATTCCTAGCATTGGTTTATTTTACAAATGGTTGCAATATAATAATTTATCAGAATATCTAACGGAATTTACCAATACAGTAAATTCGGAGGAGCTAGTTTTGGTTGTTGCCGATGAATTTGAACAGGTAGAATCGACAATTATAACACTTACCAATGTTGGGCAGCACGAAAAAATAGTAGTGTTACCATTTGTTAGTTACTTAACCTTGTTTACAGAGTTTTTTTTGAAGATTTGCCAATGCACCAAAATTGCTTTAACTGATAAAAATATTATGGACGTTACACGTAAATTTTGGAGAAACACTTGGTTAATTCATAATTGGAGTGTTTTAAAAGCAAAGACGGCTAATTTATTGCATTTGAAAGAACTGTTTGCACGTAATACTTGCATTGTGGTTGCTGCGGGGGCTTCTTTGGAAAAAAATATTTCCCTGTTGCAAGAAGCTAGAGACAAGGCCATAATAATTGCTGCGGGGACTGCGATTTCTGTTTTGGCAAAGCATGGCATAAAACCTCATTTTCATATGGCTGTAGATGGCAGTGATTTGGCTAACAGAATTTTTGCAAACACGAAAGATTTAGATATTCCTCTGATTTGCTCCTATTCAGTATATAGTCCTTTGCTTCGAGAATATAAAGGTAGTATTTTTACTTTTGCGATTGATGCGATGGATAAAATCGCTATAGCGGCCTATAAGTATTTTTCCGAGGATTTATTAATTTCTACGGGTGGCTTGTCAGTAGTAAATATTGCCCATGCTATTGCGGTGCAAATGGGTTGTAAAAAAGTCGTTATGGTCGGACAAGACTGTTGTTTTTATGGTAATAAGGTGCATGCTAAAGGTTCGTGGTCTGAGGGGAGTCGGCATAATCAAAGTGATAATAGCATTTTGTTACAGGATATTAATGGTAAGACAGTTTACTCATCGGATGTATTTATTGGTATGAAAAGAGCGATAGAAAGGTTTATTGAAACAGCGCCGAACTGCAAATTTATTAATGCGACTGAAGGTGGTTTACCTATAATTGGCGCCCGCAATATGACTTTGCGTCAGGTTATTGACAAAGAGTTGAAAAACAAAACTGATATTGAAAGCACCATTAAAGAAATTTCGGAAAAATCTTTAGGATTAATAGCCCGAAAACAGGAATTGGCGAAACAATATGCAGCGGGATATAAAAAAGATATGTTACTTTTACAAAAACTTCTTTTAGAACAAAAAACTATTTTATTACAAATAAATCACTGTGATGAAGGCAACAAAAATTATGAAATAATTAGTAAGGCCATAAATGTTTTTAAAGAACTTGATCAAAATGCGATTTTCTTGGAAATGATGAAAGAAAACTTTGTTTTTGATATCAATGAAGCATTGTTGCTGGATTTAGGTGAATATAAATA
- the fliW gene encoding flagellar assembly protein FliW translates to MITVQTIRFGEVQVDPKDVYRFVKPLPGFEQEVQFALLPTGQEDFLYLQSLQTPELTFLLTQPFVFFPEYVFDLDDAAQQDLKIVSETDVQVYSIVKIEKNTEDILINLTAPVVFNINKNLAKQYIINSSPYSIKQPLDKPLIRKEQEQYASS, encoded by the coding sequence ATGATTACAGTACAAACAATTAGATTCGGTGAAGTTCAAGTAGATCCCAAAGATGTATATAGATTTGTAAAGCCACTACCGGGGTTTGAACAAGAGGTGCAATTTGCCTTACTGCCTACGGGACAAGAAGATTTTTTGTATTTACAATCGCTGCAAACTCCGGAATTGACCTTTCTCTTGACCCAGCCTTTTGTTTTTTTTCCAGAATATGTTTTTGACTTAGATGATGCTGCACAACAAGATTTGAAGATTGTTTCTGAAACTGATGTGCAGGTTTATAGTATCGTGAAAATTGAAAAAAACACAGAAGATATTTTGATTAACCTTACGGCGCCAGTTGTTTTCAACATCAACAAAAATCTAGCAAAACAATATATTATAAACTCTTCGCCTTATAGTATTAAGCAACCTTTAGATAAACCCTTAATAAGAAAAGAGCAAGAGCAATATGCTAGTTCTTAG
- the csrA gene encoding carbon storage regulator CsrA, whose translation MLVLSRKSKQSIVIGDEIMLTVVEIKGDVVKLAIDAPRDVNIYRGELYQEIMLANREAIVDNTVVENLLQKIKK comes from the coding sequence ATGCTAGTTCTTAGTAGAAAAAGTAAACAAAGTATTGTAATTGGCGATGAGATTATGTTGACAGTTGTAGAAATAAAGGGCGATGTGGTAAAATTAGCTATAGATGCGCCGCGTGATGTTAATATTTATCGTGGCGAGCTTTATCAAGAAATAATGCTTGCAAACCGTGAAGCAATAGTGGATAATACGGTGGTAGAAAATCTCTTACAAAAAATAAAAAAATAA